Within the Amycolatopsis sp. 195334CR genome, the region CGCTCCGGCGCCTCCGGCCAGTACCCGGCGATGATGTGCTCGTTGAGCGCCTCGCCGGAGCCGATGCCGAGCCAGGTCCGCCCCGGGTAGGTGGCCTCCAGCGTGGCCGCGGCCTGCGCCACCACCGCCGGGTGCAGCCGGAACGACGGGCAGGTCACGCCCGGCCCCAGGTCACCCGTGGTGTTCTCGGCGAGCGAGGCCAGCACGCTCCAGACGAACGAGGCCTCCCCCTGCGCGGGCACCCACGGCTGGAAATGGTCGGCGGCCATCTGGCCGGAGAACCCGTGCTGCTCGGCCAGTGCGGCCAGCTCGATGGACTCCCGCGGCGAGAACTGCTCCAAAGCCGCCGCCATGCCGATCTGAACTTCAGTCACGAACGCTTACCCCTTCTCACCGTGGTACTCCGCCAACCTACTCCGCTCACCGGAATCCGCCCGCGAAGGCGGCGAACTCGTCCAGCTTGCGCAGCGTTTCCGACTCCGGCAGCGTCGGCAGCAGCAACGACAGCCGGTCGACCCCGGCCTCGGCCAGTGCGGCCACGTCGTCCGGCCTGGCCGGTGCGCCGAAGATGGTGGCGGGCACGTCCGGGCGGCCCTGCTCGGCCAGCCAGGACTTGACCCGCCGGATCTCCGCCGGCGAAGTGCCGGGACGCGGCAGCCAGGCGTCTCCGTACTTCGCCAGCCGCTCCAGCGCGCGCTCGCTCTCACCACCGATGTAGATCGGCGGGTGGGGTCGCTGCACCGGTTTCGGCCAGGAGAACACCGGGTCGAAGTCGACGTGCTTGCCGTGGAACTCGGCCTCGTCCTCGGTCCACAGCAGTTTCAGCGCCTGGAGCTGCTCGTCCAGCAGCGCGCCGCGGGTGCGCGGGTCGGTGCCGTGGTTGCGCATTTCCTCGCGGTTCCAGCCCGCGCCGACGCCGAACAGCACCCGGCCGCCGGAGATCAGGTCGAGGCTGGCGACCTCCTTCGCGGTGTGGAAGAGGTCGCGCTGGATCAACAGGGCCACGCCGGTGCCGAGCAGCAGGTTCGAGGTGGTGGCGGCGATCGCGGCGAGGGTGACGAACGGGTCGAGCGTGCGGTAGTAGATCCGCGGCAGGTCACCGCCACCCGGGTACGGCGACTCCCGGCTCGCCGGGATGTGCGAGTGCTCGGCGAGGAAGAGCGAGTCGAAACCGCGCTCCTCCAGCGCCGGGCCGAGCACGCCGGGGCGGATGCCCTCGTCGGTCACGAACGTGGAGATGCCGAAGTCCATATTCGTGGCGAACCAGGACCGCCCCGGCGGTTATTCCCGTCCGGGTGAGTTGGTCAGCGGGTCCGGAGATCCCAGCGGCGGTGCTTCGGCGTGCTGATCGGCGCGGTCGCCGGCTCGTTGCGGGCGGTGCGGTCGGTGACCGGCTCGGTCACCGCGGTGGTCTCCCCCGTGGTTTCCCGCGGGGTCTCGCCGGTGGTTTCGGCGGGCACCTCCTCCACCGTGCGCACCACCTTGCGCGCCGGCAGCAGGGCCATCACCAGGCCGAGCAGGGCCAGCCCGCCGTGCAGCCAGTTGTCGGCGGCGTTGATGTGCAGCGGGTCGCCCATGCCGGAGATCGGGTTGGTGGCGATCACGCCGGTGATCATCAGGCCCCAGACGAACACCGCGCCGTAGCCGATGAGCAGGAGCCAGCCGTACGTCCTGGCCAGCCCGGAGGCGGTGGCCATCAGCACGCCGAGCAGGCCGCTGAGCACGTGGAGCACGTTGTGGAACGGGTTGATCGCGAAGCCGAGCAGGGTGCCGTGCGAATGCCCGGCGAAATCGCCGAAACCGGTCCTGACCAGGCCGACTATGCCGAACACCAGGAACGCCAGGCCGACCAGCCCGGCCAGCAGCTGGACCGGCTGGAGACCGGCCCGGTGGGGACGGAGGGTTTTCGCGGTGGTCGCGCGAGCCATGACCTTCTCCCATCACGGAATGCGGATAGGCACGATTACCCCGGGCTTTCCGCTGGCAAACCGCCTACCGTGGGGGCATGCCAGCCGACCTGGACCTGCTCCGGCGCCTCGCCGTGGAAGAACACGGCCTCGCCACCATCTCGACCGTGCGCGCGGACGGCACGGTCCACTCGTCCGTGGTGAACGCGGGCCTGATCGACGACCCCGTGAGCGGCACGCCGTCGGTCGGCTTCGTCGCCCGCGGTGACGCGCTCAAGCTGCGGCTGCTGCGCACGGCCGGGCACGCCACCATCGTCTTCCGCCGCGGCTGGAACTGGGCGGGGGCGCAGGGCCCGGTGCGGATCATCGGGCCGGACCACCCCGATCCCGGGTTCTCCCAGGACGAGCTGCCCACGCTGCTGCGCCAGGTGTTCCGCGCGGCCACCGGCACGCACGACGACTGGGACGAATACGACCGGGTGATGGCCGCCGAACGGCGGGCCGCGGTCTTCATCGCGGCCGACCGGCTCACAGGAAACGGCTGAACCGGGCCTGCACCTCGTCCGCGATCCCTTCGGCGTCGCGGGTGCCGTCCACTTCGATCACCGGAACGCCGAACTCGCGCGCCCGCCGCACCGCGTCCGCGGCGACCAGACGGTCGCGGGCGAGCCGGTTCCGTTGCGCCCGTTCGGGATCGCTGACCGGCACGCCGAGGCTGCCCGCCCGCGGCAGTTCGCGGACCTGGCGGTCGCGGAACTCCTCGGTGGGCACCAGCACCACCATGCGCTCCGCCCCGAACGCGGGGACCACCAGTTCCGGCCGCAGTCCCCAGCCCTCGACCAGGATCGGCCGCGGGGACACCAGCGAGCGCAGGTCGTCGAGTGTCCATTCGAAACGGTCGGGGAAGCCGCCGAGCACCTCGGCGGCCATCTCCTCCGGCGTGGTGGTCACCCACCGCTGTTCGTCGTCGATCTCCGGCAGCCCACGCCGCAACCGGCGCAGCAGGTCGCGTTCGTGATGGGCGCGCAGGCCCTGGTAGTCGTAGTGGAACGCGGTGAGGCCGTGCCGTTCGGCGAGCAGGCGCGCCACGGTCGACTTGCCCGCCCACTGCGCGCCACCGAGCCACAGCGCGCGCCCCAGCGTGCCGAACGGGTCGGCCGTCACACGTTCCGCCGGTACTGCCCGCCCACCTCGAAGAACGCCTCGGTGATCTGGCCCAGCGAGCACACCCGCGCGGCGTCCATCAGCACGCCGAACAGGTTCTCGTCCCCGCGGGTCGCGGCCTCGCGCAGGGTGCGCAGGGCCAGCTCCGCCTCGGTGCCGTTGCGCTGCTGGAAGTCGGCCAGTCGCCGCAGCTGCGACTCCTTCTCGTCCTCGGTGGCGCGCGCCAGCTCGACCTCGACCTCGTCCTCTTCGGGGTGCGGGTTGCGGAAGGTGTTCACCCCGATGATCGGCAGCGTGCCCTCGTGCTTGAGGCGCTCGTACAGGATCGACTCGTCCTGGATGCGGCCGCGCTGGTAGCCGGTCTCCATCGCGCCGAGCACGCCGCCGCGCTCGGAGATCCGGTCGAACTCGGCCAGCACGGCCTCCTCGACCAGGTCGGTCAGCTCGTCGATGATGAACGCGCCCTGCAGCGGGTTCTCGTTCTTCGACAGGCCCCATTCCTTGTTGATGATCATCTGGATGGCCATCGCGCGGCGCACCGAGCTCTCCGACGGGGTGGTGATCGCCTCGTCGAAAGCGTTGGTGTGCAACGAGTTCGCGTTGTCGTAGAGGGCGCACAGGGCCTGCAGCGTGGTCCGGATGTCGTTGAAGCTCATCTCCTGCGCGTGCAGCGACCGGCCCGAGGTCTGCACGTGGTACTTGAGCTTCTGCGAGCGCTCGTTGGCGCCGTAGCGATCGCGCATGGCCACCGCCCAGATCCGCCGCGCCACCCGGCCGAGCACCGAGTACTCCGCGTCCATGCCGTTGGAGAAGAAGAACGACAGGTTCGGCGCGAAGTCGTCGATGTCCATGCCGCGCGCCAGGTACGACTCCACGTAGGTGAAGCCGTTGGAGAGGGTGAAGGCCAGCTGCGAGATCGGGTTCGCCCCGGCCTCGGCGATGTGGTAGCCGGAGATGGACACCGAGTAGAAGTTCCGCACGCCGTGCTGGATGAACCACTCCTGGATGTCGGCCATCATGCGCAGGCTGAACTCGGTGGAGAAGATGCAGGTGTTCTGGCCCTGGTCCTCCTTGAGGATGTCGGCCTGCACGGTGCCGCGGACGTTGCGCAGCGCCCACTCCCGCAGCTCGGCGGCCTCCTCGGCGGACGGGTCGCGGCCGTGCTCGGCCTTGAACGCGTCCATCCGCTGGTCGATCGCGGTGTTCAGGAAGA harbors:
- a CDS encoding LLM class F420-dependent oxidoreductase; amino-acid sequence: MDFGISTFVTDEGIRPGVLGPALEERGFDSLFLAEHSHIPASRESPYPGGGDLPRIYYRTLDPFVTLAAIAATTSNLLLGTGVALLIQRDLFHTAKEVASLDLISGGRVLFGVGAGWNREEMRNHGTDPRTRGALLDEQLQALKLLWTEDEAEFHGKHVDFDPVFSWPKPVQRPHPPIYIGGESERALERLAKYGDAWLPRPGTSPAEIRRVKSWLAEQGRPDVPATIFGAPARPDDVAALAEAGVDRLSLLLPTLPESETLRKLDEFAAFAGGFR
- a CDS encoding DUF4383 domain-containing protein, with the translated sequence MARATTAKTLRPHRAGLQPVQLLAGLVGLAFLVFGIVGLVRTGFGDFAGHSHGTLLGFAINPFHNVLHVLSGLLGVLMATASGLARTYGWLLLIGYGAVFVWGLMITGVIATNPISGMGDPLHINAADNWLHGGLALLGLVMALLPARKVVRTVEEVPAETTGETPRETTGETTAVTEPVTDRTARNEPATAPISTPKHRRWDLRTR
- a CDS encoding pyridoxamine 5'-phosphate oxidase codes for the protein MPADLDLLRRLAVEEHGLATISTVRADGTVHSSVVNAGLIDDPVSGTPSVGFVARGDALKLRLLRTAGHATIVFRRGWNWAGAQGPVRIIGPDHPDPGFSQDELPTLLRQVFRAATGTHDDWDEYDRVMAAERRAAVFIAADRLTGNG